In a single window of the Hippocampus zosterae strain Florida chromosome 6, ASM2543408v3, whole genome shotgun sequence genome:
- the LOC127601919 gene encoding AP2-associated protein kinase 1-like isoform X2, with amino-acid sequence MKKFFDSRRELVSSGPGQGAGGGGAGSSSGGSFIGRVFTLGRHQVTIEEIVAEGGFAIVFLVRTNQGQRCALKRMYVNNEHDLQICKMEIQIMRDLVGHKNIVGFLDSSIAAVGAGDVWEVLILMDFCRGGQVVNLMNQRLQTGFTEAEVLQVFCDTCEAVARLHQSKTPIIHRDLKVENILLHDQGHYVLCDFGSATNHFQNPQTEGVPVIEEEIKKYTTLSYRAPEMVNLYAGKVITTKADIWAMGCLLYKLCYFTLPFGESQVAICDGSFTIPDNSRYSHDMHCLIRYILEPDPDKRPDIYQVSYFAFKLNGQECPVPNLHNSSIPAKLPEPIKASEAVVKKSQTKARITDPIPTTETSIAPRQRPKPGQTQPQPISGILPIQAGLTPRKRPNVAAAAPQAIGVGVNVPTPGALQTSQQAPAAAQASVRPMQTTTIQPQITPRPQQLHMKQQQSSAFVHLQIAQQSFDYQVQHTATVTPTLLQYKAKSDFLALTLRRQQQHEVQESPVLHLTPIPECSVIGPAADPDVATVRGHKVGSLTPPSSPKMAAKSGHRRILSDVTHSAIFGVPISKSTQLLQTAAAEASLNKSKSASTTPSGSPCSSQQTVYHPADVDTQSAHVTPNTQPSWNPFGDDNFSKLTAEELLNKDFAKLDAAPEEKSRGDSLIHRLNSFGDSLNGKDSMLGCHLLSYTSHGNQNVSAPSSYRPSAPLGSCSAACLEELQPAQTAADSSFLMSQGEKGNSDEFDPIPVLISKTSNQDVQLDSNGYSVLGQEGCGSETVGDSAANDVCIHSSDEDQEKETCQEQQQNFEADAEGPTSAQDLSGSRPLLLDSEEDEEHGTQPSFHSTPATCVPSSATVAQNHYQLDPEPASADIFSKAPFCLTQQGAGDVFANAPFPSGPLAAQQQPDVFSQAPFAKRKEAALPAYLYGAALVPEQGTLGQIAPHPFRPQELAKYSRHFEGTVVPQNEGPFNVSNQSCVHTTDPFVSAPFHLKAPQEKR; translated from the exons ATGAAGAAATTCTTCGACTCCCGACGGGAGCTCGTGAGCTCGGGGCCTGGTCAGGGAGCCGGCGGAGGGGGCGCAGGTTCCAGCAGCGGAGGCAGCTTCATCGGCCGGGTTTTTACCCTTGGACGACATCAAGTGACCATCGAAGAGATCGTGGCTGAAG GAGGttttgccattgtttttttggtgcGCACAAATCAGGGTCAGCGGTGTGCGCTAAAGCGGATGTATGTTAACAATGAGCATGATCTTCAAATCTGCAAAATGGAGATACAGATTATG CGGGACCTCGTAGGGCACAAAAACATAGTTGGCTTCCTGGATTCCAGCATAGCTGCAGTTGGAGCTGGCGATGTGTGGGAGGTCCTAATTCTTATGGACTTCTGTCGAG ggggacaggtggtcaacctgatgAACCAACGCTTACAGACTGGCTTCACAGAGGCAGAGGTGTTGCAGGTCTTTTGTGACACGTGTGAAGCTGTTGCTCGTCTTCACCAGTCCAAGACTCCAATCATTCATCGAGACCTCAAG GTGGAAAATATTCTTCTGCATGACCAGGGACATTATGTGCTGTGTGACTTTGGGAGCGCTACAAACCACTTCCAAAACCCACAGACAGAGGGTGTACCTGTCATTGAGGAGGAAATCAAAAA GTACACTACTTTATCATATCGTGCGCCAGAGATGGTCAACCTCTATGCTGGTAAAGTCATCACAACAAAGGCAGATATATGG GCTATGGGATGTCTTCTCTATAAACTATGCTATTTCACGCTTCCTTTTGGGGAAAGCCAAGTTGCTATCTGTGATGGCAGTTTCACCATTCCAGACAATTCACGCTACTCCCACGATATGCACTGTCTCATCA GATATATACTGGAACCCGACCCCGACAAGAGGCCAGACATCTATCAAGTATCTTACTTTGCCTTTAAACTGAATGGACAAGAGTGTCCTGTTCCAAATTTACAT AATTCATCCATTCCTGCAAAACTACCCGAGCCAATCAAAGCCAGTGAAGCAGTggtcaaaaaaagtcaaaccaaaGCCAG GATCACAGACCCAATTCCTACCACCGAAACCTCAATAGCACCTCGACAAAGGCCTAAGCCTGGCCAGACTCAACCACAGCCTATATCAGGCATCCTTCCCATACAAGCAGGTCTGACCCCACGCAAGAGGCCCAATGTTGCTGCTGCAGCACCCCAGGCCATAG GTGTAGGTGTTAATGTCCCAACTCCAGGTGCCCTCCAGACTTCCCAACAGGCTCCTGCTGCAGCACAGGCTTCAGTGCGACCAATGCAAACCACCACCATTCAGCCTCAGATCACACCGCGACCTCAGCAGCTCCACATGAAACAGCAGCAGTCTTCTGCTTTCGTACACCTACAGATTGCCCAGCAG AGCTTTGACTACCAAGTCCAGCATACTGCCACTGTGACACCCACTCTGCTGCAGTACAAAGCTAAGTCAGATTTCCTCGCTCTCACACTGCGccggcagcagcagcatgagGTCCAGGAAAGCCCAGTTCTCCATCTGACCCCCATCCCAGAGTGCTCCGTCATTGGGCCAGCTGCTGACCCAGATGTG GCAACTGTAAGAGGGCACAAAGTCGGCTCCCTAACACCCCCATCGTCCCCAAAAATGGCAGCCAAAAGTGGTCATAGACGTATCCTGAGCGACGTCACTCACAGTGCCATCTTTGGTGTCCCCATCAGCAAGTCCACCCAGCTACTGCAGACAGCCGCAGCTGAGGCCAGCCTCAACAAGTCCAA GTCAGCCAGCACGACTCCTTCTGGCTCTCCATGCTCGTCCCAGCAGACCGTATATCACCCAGCTGATGTGGACACCCAGTCTGCCCATGTGACACCCAATACTCAGCCCAGTTGGAACCCCTTTGGCGATGATAACTTCTCTAAGCTAACTGCTGAGGAGCTGCTTAACAAAGACTTTGCAAAACTAG atgCTGCACCAGAGGAGAAGTCCAGAGGTGACTCTCTCATTCACAGGCTCAATTCATTTGGAG ACTCTTTAAATGGGAAAGACTCTATGCTGGGCTGCCATCTTCTATCTTATACTTCTCATGGAAACCAGAATGTTTCTGCTCCTTCTTCCTATCGGCCCTCTGCTCCTCTTGGCTCCTGCTCCGCAGCCTGCCTGGAAGAGCTGCAGCCTGCTCAGACAGCTGCTG ACTCTTCTTTCCTCATGTCGCAAGGAGAGAAAGGGAATAGTGACGAGTTTGACCCTATTCCCGTGCTCATCTCCAAAACCTCAAACCAAG ATGTGCAGCTGGACAGTAACGGCTACTCTGTACTTGGCCAAGAAGGGTGCGGCAGCGAAACTGTTGGAGACTCTGCAGCAAACGACGTATGTATTCACTCCAGTGATGAAGACCAGGAAAAAGAAACCTGTCAAGAACAACAGCAGAATTTCGAGGCTGACGCCGAAGGTCCTACTTCGGCCCAAGACCTCAGCGGCTCCAGACCACTGCTGCTTGACTCAGAGGAGGACGAAGAACACGGAACTCAGCCCAGCTTCCACTCAACACCAGCTACCTGTGTGCCATCATCCGCCACCGTTGCCCAGAATCATTACCAACTTGATCCCGAACCAGCCAGTGCAGATATCTTCTCAAAAGCTCCTTTTTGCCTCACCCAGCAAGGAGCGGGCGACGTGTTCGCCAACGCGCCATTTCCGAGCGGCCCGTTGGCAGCCCAACAGCAGCCGGACGTGTTCTCCCAGGCTCCGTTTGCGAAAAGAAAGGAGGCTGCACTACCTGCGTACCTTTACGGGGCAGCTCTTGTCCCTGAGCAAGGCACACTTGGACAAATTGCACCACATCCGTTCCGCCCGCAAGAGCTTGCGAAATATTCCCGCCACTTTGAGGGAACTGTCGTCCCGCAGAATGAGGGCCCGTTTAATGTGAGCAATCAAAGTTGTGTTCACACTACTGACCCTTTTGTCTCTGCGCCTTTCCACCTCAAAGCCCCACAGGAAAAGCGCTGA
- the LOC127601919 gene encoding AP2-associated protein kinase 1-like isoform X1 has product MKKFFDSRRELVSSGPGQGAGGGGAGSSSGGSFIGRVFTLGRHQVTIEEIVAEGGFAIVFLVRTNQGQRCALKRMYVNNEHDLQICKMEIQIMRDLVGHKNIVGFLDSSIAAVGAGDVWEVLILMDFCRGGQVVNLMNQRLQTGFTEAEVLQVFCDTCEAVARLHQSKTPIIHRDLKVENILLHDQGHYVLCDFGSATNHFQNPQTEGVPVIEEEIKKYTTLSYRAPEMVNLYAGKVITTKADIWAMGCLLYKLCYFTLPFGESQVAICDGSFTIPDNSRYSHDMHCLIRYILEPDPDKRPDIYQVSYFAFKLNGQECPVPNLHNSSIPAKLPEPIKASEAVVKKSQTKARITDPIPTTETSIAPRQRPKPGQTQPQPISGILPIQAGLTPRKRPNVAAAAPQAIGVGVNVPTPGALQTSQQAPAAAQASVRPMQTTTIQPQITPRPQQLHMKQQQSSAFVHLQIAQQSFDYQVQHTATVTPTLLQYKAKSDFLALTLRRQQQHEVQESPVLHLTPIPECSVIGPAADPDVATVRGHKVGSLTPPSSPKMAAKSGHRRILSDVTHSAIFGVPISKSTQLLQTAAAEASLNKSKSASTTPSGSPCSSQQTVYHPADVDTQSAHVTPNTQPSWNPFGDDNFSKLTAEELLNKDFAKLGENAAPEEKSRGDSLIHRLNSFGDSLNGKDSMLGCHLLSYTSHGNQNVSAPSSYRPSAPLGSCSAACLEELQPAQTAADSSFLMSQGEKGNSDEFDPIPVLISKTSNQDVQLDSNGYSVLGQEGCGSETVGDSAANDVCIHSSDEDQEKETCQEQQQNFEADAEGPTSAQDLSGSRPLLLDSEEDEEHGTQPSFHSTPATCVPSSATVAQNHYQLDPEPASADIFSKAPFCLTQQGAGDVFANAPFPSGPLAAQQQPDVFSQAPFAKRKEAALPAYLYGAALVPEQGTLGQIAPHPFRPQELAKYSRHFEGTVVPQNEGPFNVSNQSCVHTTDPFVSAPFHLKAPQEKR; this is encoded by the exons ATGAAGAAATTCTTCGACTCCCGACGGGAGCTCGTGAGCTCGGGGCCTGGTCAGGGAGCCGGCGGAGGGGGCGCAGGTTCCAGCAGCGGAGGCAGCTTCATCGGCCGGGTTTTTACCCTTGGACGACATCAAGTGACCATCGAAGAGATCGTGGCTGAAG GAGGttttgccattgtttttttggtgcGCACAAATCAGGGTCAGCGGTGTGCGCTAAAGCGGATGTATGTTAACAATGAGCATGATCTTCAAATCTGCAAAATGGAGATACAGATTATG CGGGACCTCGTAGGGCACAAAAACATAGTTGGCTTCCTGGATTCCAGCATAGCTGCAGTTGGAGCTGGCGATGTGTGGGAGGTCCTAATTCTTATGGACTTCTGTCGAG ggggacaggtggtcaacctgatgAACCAACGCTTACAGACTGGCTTCACAGAGGCAGAGGTGTTGCAGGTCTTTTGTGACACGTGTGAAGCTGTTGCTCGTCTTCACCAGTCCAAGACTCCAATCATTCATCGAGACCTCAAG GTGGAAAATATTCTTCTGCATGACCAGGGACATTATGTGCTGTGTGACTTTGGGAGCGCTACAAACCACTTCCAAAACCCACAGACAGAGGGTGTACCTGTCATTGAGGAGGAAATCAAAAA GTACACTACTTTATCATATCGTGCGCCAGAGATGGTCAACCTCTATGCTGGTAAAGTCATCACAACAAAGGCAGATATATGG GCTATGGGATGTCTTCTCTATAAACTATGCTATTTCACGCTTCCTTTTGGGGAAAGCCAAGTTGCTATCTGTGATGGCAGTTTCACCATTCCAGACAATTCACGCTACTCCCACGATATGCACTGTCTCATCA GATATATACTGGAACCCGACCCCGACAAGAGGCCAGACATCTATCAAGTATCTTACTTTGCCTTTAAACTGAATGGACAAGAGTGTCCTGTTCCAAATTTACAT AATTCATCCATTCCTGCAAAACTACCCGAGCCAATCAAAGCCAGTGAAGCAGTggtcaaaaaaagtcaaaccaaaGCCAG GATCACAGACCCAATTCCTACCACCGAAACCTCAATAGCACCTCGACAAAGGCCTAAGCCTGGCCAGACTCAACCACAGCCTATATCAGGCATCCTTCCCATACAAGCAGGTCTGACCCCACGCAAGAGGCCCAATGTTGCTGCTGCAGCACCCCAGGCCATAG GTGTAGGTGTTAATGTCCCAACTCCAGGTGCCCTCCAGACTTCCCAACAGGCTCCTGCTGCAGCACAGGCTTCAGTGCGACCAATGCAAACCACCACCATTCAGCCTCAGATCACACCGCGACCTCAGCAGCTCCACATGAAACAGCAGCAGTCTTCTGCTTTCGTACACCTACAGATTGCCCAGCAG AGCTTTGACTACCAAGTCCAGCATACTGCCACTGTGACACCCACTCTGCTGCAGTACAAAGCTAAGTCAGATTTCCTCGCTCTCACACTGCGccggcagcagcagcatgagGTCCAGGAAAGCCCAGTTCTCCATCTGACCCCCATCCCAGAGTGCTCCGTCATTGGGCCAGCTGCTGACCCAGATGTG GCAACTGTAAGAGGGCACAAAGTCGGCTCCCTAACACCCCCATCGTCCCCAAAAATGGCAGCCAAAAGTGGTCATAGACGTATCCTGAGCGACGTCACTCACAGTGCCATCTTTGGTGTCCCCATCAGCAAGTCCACCCAGCTACTGCAGACAGCCGCAGCTGAGGCCAGCCTCAACAAGTCCAA GTCAGCCAGCACGACTCCTTCTGGCTCTCCATGCTCGTCCCAGCAGACCGTATATCACCCAGCTGATGTGGACACCCAGTCTGCCCATGTGACACCCAATACTCAGCCCAGTTGGAACCCCTTTGGCGATGATAACTTCTCTAAGCTAACTGCTGAGGAGCTGCTTAACAAAGACTTTGCAAAACTAGGTGAAA atgCTGCACCAGAGGAGAAGTCCAGAGGTGACTCTCTCATTCACAGGCTCAATTCATTTGGAG ACTCTTTAAATGGGAAAGACTCTATGCTGGGCTGCCATCTTCTATCTTATACTTCTCATGGAAACCAGAATGTTTCTGCTCCTTCTTCCTATCGGCCCTCTGCTCCTCTTGGCTCCTGCTCCGCAGCCTGCCTGGAAGAGCTGCAGCCTGCTCAGACAGCTGCTG ACTCTTCTTTCCTCATGTCGCAAGGAGAGAAAGGGAATAGTGACGAGTTTGACCCTATTCCCGTGCTCATCTCCAAAACCTCAAACCAAG ATGTGCAGCTGGACAGTAACGGCTACTCTGTACTTGGCCAAGAAGGGTGCGGCAGCGAAACTGTTGGAGACTCTGCAGCAAACGACGTATGTATTCACTCCAGTGATGAAGACCAGGAAAAAGAAACCTGTCAAGAACAACAGCAGAATTTCGAGGCTGACGCCGAAGGTCCTACTTCGGCCCAAGACCTCAGCGGCTCCAGACCACTGCTGCTTGACTCAGAGGAGGACGAAGAACACGGAACTCAGCCCAGCTTCCACTCAACACCAGCTACCTGTGTGCCATCATCCGCCACCGTTGCCCAGAATCATTACCAACTTGATCCCGAACCAGCCAGTGCAGATATCTTCTCAAAAGCTCCTTTTTGCCTCACCCAGCAAGGAGCGGGCGACGTGTTCGCCAACGCGCCATTTCCGAGCGGCCCGTTGGCAGCCCAACAGCAGCCGGACGTGTTCTCCCAGGCTCCGTTTGCGAAAAGAAAGGAGGCTGCACTACCTGCGTACCTTTACGGGGCAGCTCTTGTCCCTGAGCAAGGCACACTTGGACAAATTGCACCACATCCGTTCCGCCCGCAAGAGCTTGCGAAATATTCCCGCCACTTTGAGGGAACTGTCGTCCCGCAGAATGAGGGCCCGTTTAATGTGAGCAATCAAAGTTGTGTTCACACTACTGACCCTTTTGTCTCTGCGCCTTTCCACCTCAAAGCCCCACAGGAAAAGCGCTGA
- the LOC127601919 gene encoding AP2-associated protein kinase 1-like isoform X10 → MKKFFDSRRELVSSGPGQGAGGGGAGSSSGGSFIGRVFTLGRHQVTIEEIVAEGGFAIVFLVRTNQGQRCALKRMYVNNEHDLQICKMEIQIMRDLVGHKNIVGFLDSSIAAVGAGDVWEVLILMDFCRGGQVVNLMNQRLQTGFTEAEVLQVFCDTCEAVARLHQSKTPIIHRDLKVENILLHDQGHYVLCDFGSATNHFQNPQTEGVPVIEEEIKKYTTLSYRAPEMVNLYAGKVITTKADIWAMGCLLYKLCYFTLPFGESQVAICDGSFTIPDNSRYSHDMHCLIRYILEPDPDKRPDIYQVSYFAFKLNGQECPVPNLHNSSIPAKLPEPIKASEAVVKKSQTKARITDPIPTTETSIAPRQRPKPGQTQPQPISGILPIQAGLTPRKRPNVAAAAPQAIGVGVNVPTPGALQTSQQAPAAAQASVRPMQTTTIQPQITPRPQQLHMKQQQSSAFVHLQIAQQSFDYQVQHTATVTPTLLQYKAKSDFLALTLRRQQQHEVQESPVLHLTPIPECSVIGPAADPDVATVRGHKVGSLTPPSSPKMAAKSGHRRILSDVTHSAIFGVPISKSTQLLQTAAAEASLNKSKSASTTPSGSPCSSQQTVYHPADVDTQSAHVTPNTQPSWNPFGDDNFSKLTAEELLNKDFAKLDAAPEEKSRGDSLIHRLNSFGDVQLDSNGYSVLGQEGCGSETVGDSAANDVCIHSSDEDQEKETCQEQQQNFEADAEGPTSAQDLSGSRPLLLDSEEDEEHGTQPSFHSTPATCVPSSATVAQNHYQLDPEPASADIFSKAPFCLTQQGAGDVFANAPFPSGPLAAQQQPDVFSQAPFAKRKEAALPAYLYGAALVPEQGTLGQIAPHPFRPQELAKYSRHFEGTVVPQNEGPFNVSNQSCVHTTDPFVSAPFHLKAPQEKR, encoded by the exons ATGAAGAAATTCTTCGACTCCCGACGGGAGCTCGTGAGCTCGGGGCCTGGTCAGGGAGCCGGCGGAGGGGGCGCAGGTTCCAGCAGCGGAGGCAGCTTCATCGGCCGGGTTTTTACCCTTGGACGACATCAAGTGACCATCGAAGAGATCGTGGCTGAAG GAGGttttgccattgtttttttggtgcGCACAAATCAGGGTCAGCGGTGTGCGCTAAAGCGGATGTATGTTAACAATGAGCATGATCTTCAAATCTGCAAAATGGAGATACAGATTATG CGGGACCTCGTAGGGCACAAAAACATAGTTGGCTTCCTGGATTCCAGCATAGCTGCAGTTGGAGCTGGCGATGTGTGGGAGGTCCTAATTCTTATGGACTTCTGTCGAG ggggacaggtggtcaacctgatgAACCAACGCTTACAGACTGGCTTCACAGAGGCAGAGGTGTTGCAGGTCTTTTGTGACACGTGTGAAGCTGTTGCTCGTCTTCACCAGTCCAAGACTCCAATCATTCATCGAGACCTCAAG GTGGAAAATATTCTTCTGCATGACCAGGGACATTATGTGCTGTGTGACTTTGGGAGCGCTACAAACCACTTCCAAAACCCACAGACAGAGGGTGTACCTGTCATTGAGGAGGAAATCAAAAA GTACACTACTTTATCATATCGTGCGCCAGAGATGGTCAACCTCTATGCTGGTAAAGTCATCACAACAAAGGCAGATATATGG GCTATGGGATGTCTTCTCTATAAACTATGCTATTTCACGCTTCCTTTTGGGGAAAGCCAAGTTGCTATCTGTGATGGCAGTTTCACCATTCCAGACAATTCACGCTACTCCCACGATATGCACTGTCTCATCA GATATATACTGGAACCCGACCCCGACAAGAGGCCAGACATCTATCAAGTATCTTACTTTGCCTTTAAACTGAATGGACAAGAGTGTCCTGTTCCAAATTTACAT AATTCATCCATTCCTGCAAAACTACCCGAGCCAATCAAAGCCAGTGAAGCAGTggtcaaaaaaagtcaaaccaaaGCCAG GATCACAGACCCAATTCCTACCACCGAAACCTCAATAGCACCTCGACAAAGGCCTAAGCCTGGCCAGACTCAACCACAGCCTATATCAGGCATCCTTCCCATACAAGCAGGTCTGACCCCACGCAAGAGGCCCAATGTTGCTGCTGCAGCACCCCAGGCCATAG GTGTAGGTGTTAATGTCCCAACTCCAGGTGCCCTCCAGACTTCCCAACAGGCTCCTGCTGCAGCACAGGCTTCAGTGCGACCAATGCAAACCACCACCATTCAGCCTCAGATCACACCGCGACCTCAGCAGCTCCACATGAAACAGCAGCAGTCTTCTGCTTTCGTACACCTACAGATTGCCCAGCAG AGCTTTGACTACCAAGTCCAGCATACTGCCACTGTGACACCCACTCTGCTGCAGTACAAAGCTAAGTCAGATTTCCTCGCTCTCACACTGCGccggcagcagcagcatgagGTCCAGGAAAGCCCAGTTCTCCATCTGACCCCCATCCCAGAGTGCTCCGTCATTGGGCCAGCTGCTGACCCAGATGTG GCAACTGTAAGAGGGCACAAAGTCGGCTCCCTAACACCCCCATCGTCCCCAAAAATGGCAGCCAAAAGTGGTCATAGACGTATCCTGAGCGACGTCACTCACAGTGCCATCTTTGGTGTCCCCATCAGCAAGTCCACCCAGCTACTGCAGACAGCCGCAGCTGAGGCCAGCCTCAACAAGTCCAA GTCAGCCAGCACGACTCCTTCTGGCTCTCCATGCTCGTCCCAGCAGACCGTATATCACCCAGCTGATGTGGACACCCAGTCTGCCCATGTGACACCCAATACTCAGCCCAGTTGGAACCCCTTTGGCGATGATAACTTCTCTAAGCTAACTGCTGAGGAGCTGCTTAACAAAGACTTTGCAAAACTAG atgCTGCACCAGAGGAGAAGTCCAGAGGTGACTCTCTCATTCACAGGCTCAATTCATTTGGAG ATGTGCAGCTGGACAGTAACGGCTACTCTGTACTTGGCCAAGAAGGGTGCGGCAGCGAAACTGTTGGAGACTCTGCAGCAAACGACGTATGTATTCACTCCAGTGATGAAGACCAGGAAAAAGAAACCTGTCAAGAACAACAGCAGAATTTCGAGGCTGACGCCGAAGGTCCTACTTCGGCCCAAGACCTCAGCGGCTCCAGACCACTGCTGCTTGACTCAGAGGAGGACGAAGAACACGGAACTCAGCCCAGCTTCCACTCAACACCAGCTACCTGTGTGCCATCATCCGCCACCGTTGCCCAGAATCATTACCAACTTGATCCCGAACCAGCCAGTGCAGATATCTTCTCAAAAGCTCCTTTTTGCCTCACCCAGCAAGGAGCGGGCGACGTGTTCGCCAACGCGCCATTTCCGAGCGGCCCGTTGGCAGCCCAACAGCAGCCGGACGTGTTCTCCCAGGCTCCGTTTGCGAAAAGAAAGGAGGCTGCACTACCTGCGTACCTTTACGGGGCAGCTCTTGTCCCTGAGCAAGGCACACTTGGACAAATTGCACCACATCCGTTCCGCCCGCAAGAGCTTGCGAAATATTCCCGCCACTTTGAGGGAACTGTCGTCCCGCAGAATGAGGGCCCGTTTAATGTGAGCAATCAAAGTTGTGTTCACACTACTGACCCTTTTGTCTCTGCGCCTTTCCACCTCAAAGCCCCACAGGAAAAGCGCTGA